Proteins encoded together in one Lepisosteus oculatus isolate fLepOcu1 chromosome 2, fLepOcu1.hap2, whole genome shotgun sequence window:
- the LOC102683980 gene encoding ADP-ribosylation factor-like protein 3, with amino-acid sequence MGLLSILRKLKSSPDQEVRILLLGLDNAGKTTLLKQLASEDVSHITPTQGFNIKSVQSQGFKLNVWDIGGQRKIRPYWRNYFENTDVLIYVIDSADRKRFEETGQELAELLEEEKLSGVPVLVFANKQDLMTAAPAAEIAEGLNLHIIRDRIWQIQACSAVTSEGVQDGMMWVCKNIAPKKK; translated from the exons ATG GGTTTGCTGTCAATCCTGCGGAAGCTGAAGAGCTCTCCGGATCAGGAGGTACGGATCCTGCTTCTGGGGCTGGACAATGCTGGGAAGACCACCCTGCTGAAACAGCTGGCCTCTGAGGATGTCAGCCACATCACCCCTACCCAG GGCTTCAATATAAAGAGCGTCCAGTCTCAGGGCTTCAAACTGAATGTCTGGGACATCGGGGGCCAGAGGAAGATACGGCCTTACTGGAGGAACTACTTTGAAAACACAGACGTGCTG ATCTACGTCATCGACAGTGCAGACAGGAAACGCTTTGAGGAGACCGGCCAG GAGCTGGCAGAGCTGTTGGAGGAGGAGAAGCTGAGCGGAGTGCCAGTCCTGGTTTTTGCCAACAAGCAGGACCTGATGACTGCAGCGCCAGCGGCAGAGATCGCCGAGGGGCTGAACCTGCACATCATCCGGGACAGGATCTGGCAGATCCAGGCGTGCTCTGCCGTCACCTCGGAGGGAGTGCAG GATGGAATGATGTGGGTGTGCAAGAACATAGCTCCGAAGAAGAAATGA
- the wbp1 gene encoding WW domain-binding protein 1 isoform X2, with the protein MPQTVLGSIFCLLCIGACAVQGKEFCFGVNNEQYRCEMGYCCGETECCTYYYELWWFWLVWTLIIMLSCCCAYRHRRVKMRLQQEQRQREISLMAYQGASSSFVAPPPLNLRFWTDCKLPAYEEVAGHPPTPPPPYSEASPAGTPVPGLILLPAGQLQSTVVVEPIRHVLGEPALPVQEHDRDSVAATPQSVRASPRLSESGGGRCDPPPQPGSHLPPPGEEAGMTYAPGDQEDCGTRRRHVTGDSGIEVCVCQLDVDEDFVSEGEEVESGRLCQGASGDCCSERSTDRQKDHLDSSSGVQISDTGVDNSSGLV; encoded by the exons ATGCCACAGACAGTGCTGGGATCCATTTTCTGTCTGCTCTGCATCGGGGCTTGTGCGGTGCAG GGGAAGGAGTTCTGTTTCGGGGTGAACAATGAGCAGTACCGCTGTGAGATGGGCTACTGCTGTGGAGAGACTGAGTGCTGCACGTACTACTACGAGCTGTGGT GGTTCTGGCTCGTGTGGACGCTGATCATCATGCTGAGCTGCTGCTGCGCGTACCGACATCGCCGCGTCAAGATGCGCCTGCAGCAGGAGCAGCGCCAGCGGGAGATCAGCCTCATGGCCTACCAGGGGGCCTCCAGCTCCTTCGTCGCCCCTCCGCCCCTTAACCTGC GATTCTGGACGGACTGTAAACTCCCTGCTTATGAAGAGGTGGCTGGCCACCCGCCCACTCCACCTCCCCCTTACTCTGAGGCCTCCCCTGCTGGCACCCCGGTCCCTGGCCTCATCCTGCTGCCGGCGGGCCAGTTGCAGTCCACAGTGGTGGTGGAGCCTATAAGACACGTTCTGGGGGAGCCCGCGCTGCCGGTCCAGGAACACGATCGGGATTCGGTGGCGGCCACCCCCCAGTCGGTGCGGGCCAGCCCGCGTCTGTCCGAGAGCGGAGGAGGCAGgtgtgacccccccccccagccaggTTCCCACCTCCCTCCGCCTGGGGAAGAGGCGGGGATGACGTACGCGCCCGGAGACCAGGAGGACTGTGGGACGCGCCGGAGACACGTGACGGGAGACTCCGGGATCGAGGTGTGCGTGTGCCAACTGGATGTGGACGAAGACTTCGTGTCCGAGGGGGAGGAGGTGGAGTCCGGCCGGCTGTGTCAGGGAGCCTCGGGGGACTGCTGCTCTGAGAgaagcacagacagacagaaggaTCATCTGGACAGCAGCAGCGGAGTGCAGATCAGCGACACTGGAGTGGACAACAGCAGCGGCCTGGTCTGA
- the wbp1 gene encoding WW domain-binding protein 1 isoform X1 translates to MPQTVLGSIFCLLCIGACAVQGKEFCFGVNNEQYRCEMGYCCGETECCTYYYELWCMSSHCPGFWLVWTLIIMLSCCCAYRHRRVKMRLQQEQRQREISLMAYQGASSSFVAPPPLNLRFWTDCKLPAYEEVAGHPPTPPPPYSEASPAGTPVPGLILLPAGQLQSTVVVEPIRHVLGEPALPVQEHDRDSVAATPQSVRASPRLSESGGGRCDPPPQPGSHLPPPGEEAGMTYAPGDQEDCGTRRRHVTGDSGIEVCVCQLDVDEDFVSEGEEVESGRLCQGASGDCCSERSTDRQKDHLDSSSGVQISDTGVDNSSGLV, encoded by the exons ATGCCACAGACAGTGCTGGGATCCATTTTCTGTCTGCTCTGCATCGGGGCTTGTGCGGTGCAG GGGAAGGAGTTCTGTTTCGGGGTGAACAATGAGCAGTACCGCTGTGAGATGGGCTACTGCTGTGGAGAGACTGAGTGCTGCACGTACTACTACGAGCTGTGGTGTATGTCATCTCACTGCCCCG GGTTCTGGCTCGTGTGGACGCTGATCATCATGCTGAGCTGCTGCTGCGCGTACCGACATCGCCGCGTCAAGATGCGCCTGCAGCAGGAGCAGCGCCAGCGGGAGATCAGCCTCATGGCCTACCAGGGGGCCTCCAGCTCCTTCGTCGCCCCTCCGCCCCTTAACCTGC GATTCTGGACGGACTGTAAACTCCCTGCTTATGAAGAGGTGGCTGGCCACCCGCCCACTCCACCTCCCCCTTACTCTGAGGCCTCCCCTGCTGGCACCCCGGTCCCTGGCCTCATCCTGCTGCCGGCGGGCCAGTTGCAGTCCACAGTGGTGGTGGAGCCTATAAGACACGTTCTGGGGGAGCCCGCGCTGCCGGTCCAGGAACACGATCGGGATTCGGTGGCGGCCACCCCCCAGTCGGTGCGGGCCAGCCCGCGTCTGTCCGAGAGCGGAGGAGGCAGgtgtgacccccccccccagccaggTTCCCACCTCCCTCCGCCTGGGGAAGAGGCGGGGATGACGTACGCGCCCGGAGACCAGGAGGACTGTGGGACGCGCCGGAGACACGTGACGGGAGACTCCGGGATCGAGGTGTGCGTGTGCCAACTGGATGTGGACGAAGACTTCGTGTCCGAGGGGGAGGAGGTGGAGTCCGGCCGGCTGTGTCAGGGAGCCTCGGGGGACTGCTGCTCTGAGAgaagcacagacagacagaaggaTCATCTGGACAGCAGCAGCGGAGTGCAGATCAGCGACACTGGAGTGGACAACAGCAGCGGCCTGGTCTGA